From Methylobacterium radiodurans, a single genomic window includes:
- the bla gene encoding class A beta-lactamase — MGSGPTRRGVSGWIGGGLALAATGPLQAAGPEAAPAARLAALAARVGGRVGVALRDTAIGETLLSLRAEERFPLCSTFKVLAAAAILARVERGAERLERALPLGPEDLQSYAPVARAKVEAAGGRTAMTVEEACAAALLWSDNTAANLLLAALGGPGALTAFLREQGDATTRLDRTEPDLNTAIPGDPRDTTTPAAMAATLDRLLLGDGLAPASRARLEGWMVESRTGLKRLRAGLPAAWTVGDRTGTGENGTANTVALLRPLGRAPLIATVYITGLDGPVEARDAPHAEIGRIVTARVAGS; from the coding sequence CTGGGTTCGGGGCCCACGCGCCGCGGCGTCTCCGGCTGGATCGGCGGCGGTCTCGCACTCGCGGCCACAGGGCCGCTCCAGGCGGCTGGCCCGGAGGCAGCGCCCGCGGCGCGCCTCGCGGCGCTCGCCGCACGGGTCGGCGGGCGCGTCGGCGTGGCGCTGCGCGACACCGCGATCGGCGAGACCCTGCTGTCCCTGCGCGCGGAGGAGCGCTTCCCGCTCTGCAGCACCTTCAAGGTGCTCGCCGCCGCCGCGATCCTGGCGCGCGTCGAGCGGGGGGCCGAGCGCCTGGAGCGCGCGCTGCCGCTCGGCCCGGAGGACCTCCAGAGCTACGCGCCCGTCGCCCGCGCCAAGGTCGAGGCGGCCGGCGGCCGGACCGCGATGACCGTGGAGGAGGCTTGCGCCGCCGCGCTCCTCTGGAGCGACAACACTGCCGCGAACCTCCTGCTCGCCGCGCTCGGCGGCCCGGGGGCGCTCACCGCCTTCCTGCGGGAGCAGGGCGACGCGACCACCCGCCTCGATCGCACGGAGCCCGACCTGAACACCGCGATCCCGGGCGACCCGCGCGACACCACGACCCCCGCCGCGATGGCCGCGACCCTCGACCGGCTGTTGCTGGGCGACGGCCTCGCCCCGGCCTCCCGGGCGCGGCTGGAGGGCTGGATGGTCGAATCGCGCACCGGGCTGAAGCGCCTGCGCGCGGGCCTGCCCGCCGCCTGGACGGTCGGCGACCGCACCGGAACCGGCGAGAACGGCACCGCCAACACGGTGGCCCTGCTGCGCCCGCTGGGGCGTGCGCCACTGATCGCGACGGTCTACATCACCGGGTTGGACGGGCCGGTCGAGGCGCGCGACGCGCCTCATGCCGAGATCGGCCGGATCGTCACGGCGCGCGTCGCAGGATCCTGA
- the ybaK gene encoding Cys-tRNA(Pro) deacylase, producing the protein MAKATPATRALDRLGIPYSLHAYAYDPEAPRIGLQAAEALGVGPDRVLKTLMAAVDGKPVCLLVASDQEVSMKRVAAAFGGKAAAMLKVPDAERLTGYHVGGISPLGQKKAVPTLVDAGSLAPEGEIREEVYVNGGGRGLQIRIRPDDLLRALGARTAALI; encoded by the coding sequence ATGGCCAAGGCCACACCCGCCACCCGGGCGCTCGACAGGCTGGGCATCCCCTACAGCCTGCACGCCTACGCCTACGACCCGGAGGCGCCGCGCATCGGCCTCCAGGCCGCCGAGGCGCTCGGCGTCGGCCCGGACCGGGTACTCAAGACCCTGATGGCCGCGGTGGACGGCAAGCCGGTCTGCCTGCTCGTCGCCTCCGACCAGGAGGTCAGCATGAAGCGGGTCGCCGCGGCCTTCGGGGGCAAGGCCGCCGCGATGCTCAAGGTGCCCGACGCCGAGCGCCTGACCGGCTACCATGTCGGCGGCATCAGCCCGCTCGGGCAGAAGAAAGCGGTGCCGACCCTGGTCGATGCCGGCTCCCTGGCGCCGGAGGGGGAGATCCGCGAGGAGGTCTACGTGAACGGCGGCGGGCGGGGGCTCCAGATCCGCATCCGCCCCGACGACCTCCTGCGGGCGCTGGGCGCGCGCACGGCCGCGCTGATCTGA
- the panC gene encoding pantoate--beta-alanine ligase has product MSRSPLPPHRFSDPDAMRAQVAAWRAAGERVVLVPTMGALHAGHLALVAEARREGRAVVSIFVNPTQFGPSEDFSRYPRDVEADLARLAEAGADAAWTPEVVTMYPPGFATRIEVAGLTDGLCGAFRPGHFSGVATVVTKLLNQVRPDVALFGEKDFQQLQVIRRAVADLDMGIEIRGVPTIREADGLALSSRNRYLTPEERSAAPRLHAVLAAVAAAARNGAETAEACASGIAELEAAGFRVQYLAVCDAGTLEPVARVAGPARVLAAAYLGRTRLIDNLPV; this is encoded by the coding sequence GTGTCGCGTTCCCCCCTGCCGCCGCACCGCTTCTCCGATCCCGACGCCATGCGGGCGCAGGTCGCGGCGTGGCGCGCGGCCGGCGAGCGGGTCGTCTTGGTGCCGACCATGGGTGCGCTGCATGCCGGCCACCTCGCCCTGGTGGCGGAGGCCCGGCGCGAGGGCCGGGCTGTCGTCAGCATCTTCGTGAACCCGACCCAGTTCGGCCCGAGCGAGGACTTCTCCCGCTACCCGCGGGACGTGGAGGCCGATCTCGCCCGCCTCGCCGAGGCCGGCGCGGACGCCGCCTGGACGCCCGAGGTCGTCACCATGTACCCGCCGGGCTTCGCCACCCGCATCGAGGTCGCCGGGCTGACGGACGGGCTGTGCGGCGCCTTCCGGCCCGGCCATTTCTCGGGCGTCGCCACGGTGGTGACGAAGCTCCTTAATCAGGTCCGGCCCGACGTCGCGCTGTTCGGCGAGAAGGATTTCCAGCAACTGCAGGTGATCCGGCGCGCCGTGGCGGATCTCGACATGGGCATCGAGATCCGCGGCGTGCCGACGATCCGCGAGGCGGACGGCCTCGCCCTCTCCTCGCGCAACCGCTACCTCACACCGGAGGAGCGCTCCGCCGCGCCGCGGCTCCACGCGGTGCTCGCCGCCGTGGCCGCCGCCGCGCGCAACGGGGCCGAGACGGCGGAGGCCTGCGCCTCCGGCATCGCCGAGCTGGAAGCGGCGGGCTTCCGGGTGCAGTACCTCGCGGTCTGCGACGCCGGCACGCTGGAGCCCGTGGCCCGCGTCGCGGGACCGGCCCGCGTCCTGGCGGCGGCCTATCTCGGCCGCACGCGCCTCATCGACAATCTGCCCGTCTAG
- a CDS encoding extracellular catalytic domain type 1 short-chain-length polyhydroxyalkanoate depolymerase: MTDSDHRRQAPLEAMFEATRLTGLGRLEESTALIQRTLLGLGNRPAQGSAQNAAPAAAPAGTPALPPPARGTDTPGVASPEPAQSALSPERVRAAVEGVVRGLGRGMAPVLKGLEGLGLDHLPGSARAPGPAQPATHTPDPGPGGGFADGHFACTAGERDYKLFVPSRPRRPAPLVVMLHGCTQTPEDFALGTGMNALAERDGLYVVYPGQSRRANGQRCWNWFEPRDQGREAGESAIIAGLTRAIMAEHAIDPARVYIAGLSAGGAAAVNVARAYPDLYAAVGVHSGLAAGCAWDLPSALMAMRSGAAGSEVSGSGGSGGRLPTIVFHGDEDGTVSARNADLVLAQAGIADLDAAPERIRAEGHPYTRTRYRDRSGRVLVEDWRVRGAGHAWSGGSPRGSYTDPRGPDASRAMLDFFAQHRLPDRI, translated from the coding sequence ATGACCGACTCCGACCATCGGAGGCAGGCCCCTCTCGAGGCCATGTTCGAGGCGACGCGCCTGACGGGCCTCGGTCGCCTGGAGGAATCGACGGCGCTGATCCAGCGGACCCTGCTCGGTCTCGGCAACCGTCCGGCACAGGGCTCGGCCCAGAACGCGGCTCCTGCCGCTGCGCCTGCCGGCACCCCCGCCCTGCCGCCACCCGCACGGGGTACGGACACCCCGGGGGTGGCTTCCCCTGAACCCGCCCAGTCCGCGCTCTCGCCCGAGCGGGTGCGCGCGGCGGTCGAGGGCGTCGTGCGGGGGCTGGGGCGTGGCATGGCGCCGGTGCTGAAGGGTCTGGAGGGGCTCGGCCTCGACCACCTGCCCGGCTCGGCCCGAGCGCCCGGCCCTGCGCAACCGGCAACCCACACACCCGATCCGGGTCCCGGTGGCGGCTTCGCGGACGGTCACTTCGCCTGCACGGCGGGTGAGCGCGACTACAAGCTCTTCGTCCCGAGCCGGCCCCGCCGGCCCGCGCCGCTCGTGGTCATGCTGCACGGCTGCACCCAGACGCCCGAGGATTTCGCCCTGGGCACCGGCATGAACGCCCTGGCGGAGCGCGACGGGCTCTACGTCGTCTATCCGGGCCAGTCGCGCCGCGCCAACGGCCAGCGCTGCTGGAACTGGTTCGAGCCGCGCGACCAGGGCCGCGAGGCCGGCGAATCGGCGATCATCGCGGGCCTGACCCGCGCGATCATGGCCGAGCACGCGATCGACCCGGCCCGGGTCTATATCGCCGGCCTCTCGGCTGGGGGCGCCGCGGCCGTGAACGTCGCCCGCGCCTATCCGGACCTCTACGCGGCGGTCGGCGTCCATTCTGGGTTGGCGGCGGGCTGCGCCTGGGACCTCCCCTCCGCCCTGATGGCGATGCGGTCCGGCGCGGCGGGCAGCGAGGTTTCCGGCTCCGGGGGATCCGGGGGGCGCCTGCCGACCATTGTGTTCCACGGCGACGAGGACGGCACGGTGAGCGCCCGCAACGCGGATCTCGTCCTGGCACAGGCGGGGATCGCGGACCTCGACGCCGCGCCCGAGCGCATCCGGGCGGAGGGGCATCCCTACACCCGCACCCGCTACCGCGACCGGTCCGGCCGCGTCCTGGTGGAGGATTGGCGCGTGCGCGGGGCCGGCCACGCTTGGTCGGGCGGCAGCCCGCGCGGCAGCTACACCGACCCACGCGGGCCGGACGCCTCCCGGGCGATGCTCGACTTCTTCGCCCAGCACCGGCTGCCGGATCGGATCTGA
- a CDS encoding CopG family transcriptional regulator yields the protein MLDLSIERPLDPTPEAARPEGRAQARIGESEKITINLGPIDLGHVDLLVAEGVYANRSDFIRTAIRNQIERHAEVTRQSLARRSVELGLRRIARADLEAALAEGRRLDIRVLGLASIAHDVTPDLARAAIASLEVLGSLQASPPVRAALADRLR from the coding sequence ATGCTCGACCTGTCGATCGAGAGGCCGCTTGATCCGACACCCGAAGCGGCCCGGCCCGAGGGGCGCGCGCAGGCGCGGATCGGCGAGAGCGAGAAGATCACGATCAATCTCGGCCCGATCGATCTCGGCCATGTCGACCTGCTGGTGGCCGAGGGTGTCTACGCCAACCGCAGCGACTTCATCCGCACCGCGATCCGCAACCAGATCGAGCGCCACGCCGAGGTGACGCGCCAGTCCTTGGCGCGGCGCAGCGTGGAGCTCGGCCTGCGCCGGATCGCGCGCGCCGACCTGGAGGCTGCGCTGGCCGAGGGGCGCCGCCTCGACATCCGCGTGCTCGGCCTCGCCAGCATCGCGCATGACGTCACCCCCGATCTCGCCCGCGCGGCCATCGCCTCCCTGGAGGTGCTGGGCAGCCTGCAGGCCAGTCCCCCGGTCCGGGCCGCCCTCGCCGACCGGTTGCGCTGA
- the dnaQ gene encoding DNA polymerase III subunit epsilon — MLREIVLDTETTGTDAKNGDRLIEVGCVELVNHVQSGRTFHRYVNPQRAVHPDAFAVHGLSDAFLADKPLFADIVSDFVAFCGDAPLVIHNAPFDVGFLNMEYGRLGAVAPPPIRLEDVVDTLILARKKHPGAGNSLDMLCNRYGIDRSRRTKHGALLDAQILAEVYVELLGGKQTGLALGAAVEERGSEAASGEAGPRDRGPRPYRARLTAEERARHDAFRASLGASAIWSEYIGADEPA, encoded by the coding sequence ATGCTGCGCGAAATCGTTCTCGACACCGAGACCACCGGCACGGACGCGAAGAACGGCGACCGCCTGATCGAGGTCGGCTGCGTCGAGCTCGTCAACCACGTGCAGTCCGGGCGCACCTTCCACCGCTACGTCAATCCGCAGCGGGCGGTGCATCCGGACGCCTTCGCGGTGCACGGGCTGTCCGACGCGTTCCTCGCCGACAAGCCGCTCTTCGCCGACATCGTCTCCGACTTCGTGGCCTTCTGTGGCGACGCCCCGCTGGTGATCCACAACGCGCCCTTCGACGTCGGCTTCCTCAACATGGAGTACGGCCGGCTGGGCGCTGTCGCCCCGCCGCCGATCCGGCTGGAGGACGTGGTCGATACGCTGATCCTCGCCCGCAAGAAGCATCCGGGCGCGGGCAACAGCCTCGACATGCTGTGCAACCGCTACGGCATCGACCGCAGCCGCCGCACCAAGCATGGCGCGCTCCTCGACGCGCAGATCCTGGCCGAGGTCTATGTCGAGCTGCTCGGCGGGAAGCAGACCGGCCTCGCCCTCGGCGCGGCCGTCGAGGAGCGAGGATCGGAGGCCGCGTCCGGCGAGGCGGGCCCGCGCGATCGCGGTCCCCGGCCGTACCGTGCGCGCCTCACCGCGGAGGAGCGTGCGCGGCACGACGCGTTCCGGGCGAGCCTGGGCGCGAGCGCGATCTGGTCGGAGTATATCGGGGCCGACGAGCCGGCCTGA
- the coaE gene encoding dephospho-CoA kinase (Dephospho-CoA kinase (CoaE) performs the final step in coenzyme A biosynthesis.) → MSGPRRPFVLGLTGSIGMGKSATAAMFAARGVPVHDADAAVHRLYGPGGAAATAIGAAFPGTLASDGSVDRAALRAAVLERPERLAALERIVHPLVGQVARDFLARHAEAPLVLLDIPLLYETGGEGRCDAVLVVTAPPAVQRARVLARPGMTEAALEAILAKQMPDAEKRARADFVIDTSRGFAVAEAEVDRVIAAVGGTGARDGETCPAPA, encoded by the coding sequence ATGAGCGGCCCGCGCCGCCCCTTCGTGCTCGGCCTCACCGGCTCCATCGGCATGGGCAAGTCGGCGACGGCGGCGATGTTCGCGGCGCGCGGCGTGCCGGTCCACGACGCGGACGCCGCCGTGCACCGCCTCTACGGGCCGGGCGGCGCGGCGGCCACGGCGATCGGCGCGGCCTTCCCCGGCACCCTGGCGTCCGATGGTTCGGTGGACCGCGCCGCCCTGCGCGCGGCAGTGCTCGAACGGCCGGAGCGGCTGGCCGCGCTGGAGCGCATCGTGCATCCCCTCGTCGGGCAAGTGGCGCGGGACTTCCTCGCGCGCCACGCCGAGGCGCCACTGGTGCTCCTCGACATCCCGCTCCTCTACGAGACCGGGGGCGAGGGCCGCTGCGACGCGGTGCTGGTGGTCACCGCGCCGCCCGCGGTGCAGCGCGCCCGGGTGCTCGCCCGCCCCGGCATGACCGAGGCCGCCCTTGAGGCGATTCTCGCCAAGCAGATGCCGGACGCCGAGAAGCGGGCGAGGGCCGATTTCGTGATCGACACGAGCCGGGGCTTCGCCGTGGCGGAGGCCGAAGTGGACCGAGTGATCGCGGCGGTCGGTGGAACGGGCGCACGGGACGGGGAAACGTGTCCGGCTCCCGCCTGA
- a CDS encoding shikimate dehydrogenase has product MRRAFVVGHPIAHSRSPLIHGHWLALHGIAGTYERVDVAPEGFAGFVRDLATSGYAGGNVTIPHKEAAHALSDALTPRAERIGAVNTLVVRPDGTILGDNTDAPGFVAHLDQSLGADWPDRTGGTALVLGAGGAARAVVVGLAERGLARIRVANRSPERAEAVAALAPGIAEALPWAEIPAALHNTGLLVNTTALGMKGQPPLVLDLAPLPARAAVADIVYAPLETPLLAAARARGLAAVDGLGMLLHQAVPGFETWFGLRPAVTPELRAAIVADLAS; this is encoded by the coding sequence ATGAGACGCGCCTTCGTCGTCGGACACCCGATCGCCCACTCGCGCTCCCCGCTGATCCACGGGCACTGGCTCGCCCTGCACGGGATCGCGGGCACATACGAGCGCGTGGACGTGGCGCCCGAGGGTTTCGCCGGCTTCGTACGTGATTTAGCCACCTCCGGATATGCGGGCGGCAATGTCACGATCCCACACAAAGAGGCGGCGCACGCACTCAGCGATGCGCTGACGCCGCGGGCGGAGCGCATCGGCGCCGTCAACACGCTGGTGGTCCGGCCGGACGGCACGATCCTGGGCGACAACACCGACGCGCCGGGCTTCGTCGCCCATCTCGACCAGAGCCTCGGGGCGGACTGGCCGGACCGCACCGGCGGCACCGCGCTGGTGCTCGGCGCCGGCGGGGCGGCGCGCGCCGTCGTCGTCGGGCTCGCCGAGCGCGGGCTCGCGCGGATTCGCGTCGCCAACCGCAGCCCCGAGCGCGCCGAGGCCGTGGCGGCGCTCGCGCCCGGAATCGCGGAGGCGCTGCCCTGGGCGGAGATCCCGGCCGCCCTCCACAACACGGGCCTCCTCGTGAACACCACCGCGCTCGGCATGAAGGGGCAGCCGCCGCTCGTGCTCGACCTCGCGCCCCTGCCGGCGCGGGCGGCGGTCGCCGACATCGTCTACGCGCCGCTGGAGACGCCGCTGCTCGCCGCCGCCCGCGCCCGCGGCCTCGCGGCGGTCGACGGTCTCGGTATGCTGCTGCACCAGGCGGTGCCCGGCTTCGAGACCTGGTTCGGCCTACGCCCAGCCGTGACGCCGGAGCTGCGCGCGGCGATCGTCGCCGATCTGGCATCGTGA
- a CDS encoding cation diffusion facilitator family transporter: MDDHHDHGAHDHHADHGSGTGSGVRRHSHSHSHGHSHGGAGHSHAPASFGTAFALGIGLNTAFVAVEAGYGWASNAMSLVADAGHNLSDVLGLLVAWTASVLVRRRPSARFTYGLRGSSILAALFNGVFLLVAVGAILWEAAWRLVHPEPVAGVTVMVVAGIGILINGLTAWLFASGAKGDINIRGAFLHMVADAAVSAGVVLAGLAIWLTGWTWIDPAVTLAIGGLIVWASWGLLRDSVAMSLAAVPPGIDPEAVAAWLRARPNVSGLHDLHIWPMSTTETALTAHLVMAGSHPGNHFLVEAAEGLRARFGIAHATLQIEEAGGPPCRLDAACHP, encoded by the coding sequence TTGGACGATCACCACGATCACGGCGCGCACGACCACCACGCGGATCACGGCTCCGGGACCGGGTCGGGCGTCCGCCGGCACAGTCATAGTCACAGCCACGGTCACAGCCACGGCGGCGCGGGGCACAGCCACGCGCCGGCGAGCTTCGGCACCGCCTTCGCGCTCGGCATCGGGCTGAACACCGCCTTCGTGGCGGTCGAGGCCGGCTACGGCTGGGCCAGCAACGCGATGTCGCTGGTGGCGGATGCCGGCCACAACCTCTCGGACGTGCTCGGCCTCCTCGTCGCCTGGACCGCCTCGGTGCTGGTGCGGCGGCGCCCGAGCGCGCGCTTCACCTACGGGTTGCGCGGCTCGTCGATCCTGGCCGCCCTGTTCAACGGGGTGTTCCTGCTCGTCGCGGTCGGCGCCATCCTGTGGGAGGCCGCCTGGCGCCTCGTCCATCCCGAGCCCGTCGCGGGCGTGACCGTGATGGTGGTGGCCGGCATCGGCATCCTGATCAACGGCCTTACCGCCTGGCTCTTCGCCTCGGGCGCCAAGGGCGACATCAACATCCGCGGCGCCTTCCTGCACATGGTGGCCGACGCCGCGGTCTCGGCCGGGGTCGTGCTGGCGGGCCTCGCGATCTGGCTCACGGGCTGGACCTGGATCGATCCAGCGGTCACCCTCGCCATCGGCGGGCTGATCGTCTGGGCGAGCTGGGGCCTCCTGCGCGACAGCGTGGCGATGTCGCTCGCCGCGGTGCCGCCCGGCATCGACCCGGAGGCGGTGGCCGCTTGGCTCCGTGCGCGGCCGAACGTGAGCGGGCTGCACGACCTCCATATCTGGCCGATGAGCACGACCGAGACGGCGCTCACGGCCCATCTGGTGATGGCAGGGAGCCACCCGGGCAACCACTTCCTCGTCGAGGCCGCGGAGGGCCTGCGCGCCCGCTTCGGCATCGCCCACGCCACCCTGCAGATCGAGGAGGCTGGCGGTCCGCCCTGCCGGCTCGACGCGGCCTGCCACCCGTGA